Proteins from one Helicobacter ganmani genomic window:
- the rpsF gene encoding 30S ribosomal protein S6, with the protein MRFYETMFVVKPTLTQEEITQKIDFYKTAIINNGGEISATLDMGMRNLAYEIKKNKRGYYFVIYFKAEPKLVLELERLYRINEDILRFIVIKYDSKKEQKAWEILVDRAINNKKSAPLKEKEAEEKVAQE; encoded by the coding sequence ATGCGTTTTTATGAAACTATGTTTGTGGTTAAACCCACTTTGACACAAGAAGAAATCACTCAAAAGATTGATTTTTACAAAACTGCAATCATCAACAATGGCGGAGAAATCAGCGCAACTTTAGATATGGGTATGCGCAACCTTGCCTATGAAATCAAAAAAAACAAACGCGGCTACTATTTTGTTATTTATTTCAAAGCAGAACCTAAGCTTGTTTTAGAATTAGAGCGTCTCTACCGCATCAATGAAGATATTTTACGCTTTATCGTCATCAAATACGATAGCAAAAAAGAGCAAAAAGCTTGGGAAATCTTAGTTGATAGAGCAATCAACAATAAAAAATCTGCTCCCTTAAAAGAAAAAGAGGCAGAAGAAAAAGTTGCTCAAGAATAA
- a CDS encoding single-stranded DNA-binding protein, protein MFNKVILAGNLTRDVELRYLPSGAALAKLGLAVNRRFKKQDGSQGDEVCYIDVNLFGRTAEVANQYLKKGSSVLIEGRLVLESWTDNTGQKRSKHSITAENMQMLGSRNEGGNYGNGGGNGSYGGYQNQNDNYGETTHYNNYGNPQNTQQASAPKPQKAKENEIPVIDIDDEEIPF, encoded by the coding sequence ATGTTTAACAAAGTCATTTTAGCAGGAAATTTAACGCGAGATGTAGAATTGCGCTATTTGCCTAGTGGTGCCGCATTAGCAAAACTTGGACTTGCGGTGAATCGTCGCTTCAAAAAGCAAGATGGTTCGCAAGGAGATGAAGTTTGCTATATTGATGTAAATCTGTTTGGGCGGACTGCTGAAGTGGCAAATCAATACCTCAAAAAAGGCTCTTCAGTGCTTATTGAAGGGCGTTTGGTATTGGAAAGCTGGACAGATAATACCGGACAAAAGCGAAGCAAACACAGCATTACAGCCGAAAATATGCAAATGCTTGGCTCAAGAAATGAAGGTGGGAATTATGGAAATGGCGGTGGAAATGGAAGCTATGGGGGCTACCAAAATCAAAATGACAATTATGGTGAAACCACTCACTACAACAACTATGGGAATCCTCAAAATACACAACAAGCTAGCGCACCAAAACCACAAAAAGCCAAAGAAAACGAAATCCCTGTGATTGACATTGACGATGAAGAAATACCATTTTAA